In a genomic window of Comamonadaceae bacterium OTU4NAUVB1:
- a CDS encoding DUF1178 family protein — protein MKVLDLRCEHGHGFEGWFASGEAFEDQRTRGLVECPVCGATTVVKLLAAPRLNLSGARAPSTSGEGAKRGAEPSPPAAADASVQARWMSAVRHVLANTENVGDRFPEEARKMHYGEADERAIRGRATRAEAQALRDEGIEVVPLPIPPGTKETLQ, from the coding sequence ATGAAGGTTCTCGATCTGCGCTGCGAACACGGCCACGGCTTCGAAGGCTGGTTCGCGTCCGGCGAGGCCTTCGAGGATCAGCGGACGCGCGGGCTCGTGGAATGTCCGGTATGCGGCGCGACGACGGTCGTCAAGCTGCTGGCCGCACCCCGGCTCAACCTGAGTGGGGCACGGGCGCCATCGACGAGTGGCGAGGGGGCGAAGCGCGGCGCCGAACCGTCGCCGCCGGCCGCTGCGGACGCCAGTGTGCAGGCGCGCTGGATGAGCGCGGTGCGCCACGTGCTGGCGAACACGGAGAACGTCGGCGACCGTTTCCCCGAGGAAGCCCGGAAAATGCACTATGGCGAGGCCGACGAGCGCGCGATCCGGGGCCGCGCGACGCGCGCGGAAGCCCAAGCCTTGCGCGACGAAGGCATCGAGGTGGTGCCCTTGCCGATCCCACCGGGCACCAAGGAGACGCTTCAGTAG
- a CDS encoding ABC transporter transmembrane domain-containing protein yields MADSASRTAAKGSPKSLSGLLPFLRPYRLQIGLAGLFLVLAAVTTLVFPLALRTLIDGGLVPGDRSAQTLALREHFGALFAVAVALGLFSAARFYTVSWLGERITADLRNAVYAHVLRQSPAFFETTQTGEVLSRLTADTTLVQTVVGSSLSMGLRNAVMGIGALAVLVWTNPYVMVQVLGGLVLVVVPSMWFGRRVRKLSRASQDRVADSSAIAAEVLNAIPVVQSYTSEAREAARFDASTHDAFRTAVRRAKARSVLVAFIIIATSAALLWGLYQGTQAVLDGRITAGHLGQTVVYVLILASAAAVLGEVYGDLLRAAGATERLMELLHSRSDIASPARPAMATAPSGGSAIALDAVTFHYPSRPGLPALRDVSLRVAPGETVALVGASGAGKSTVFQLLLRYYDPQAGRIALDGAPLDTLALEDLRHRIGLVPQDSVIFSASAFENIRYGRPDATADEVHAAARAAFADDFLRALPEGYDTFLGERGVRLSGGQRQRIAIARAILKNPPLLLLDEATSALDAESERMVQAALESAMNGRTTVVIAHRLATVQKADRIVVLDHGEVVEQGTHAALVARGGVYARLAALQFAV; encoded by the coding sequence GGGCTCACCCAAGTCCCTGTCAGGCCTCCTCCCGTTCCTTCGCCCCTACCGTCTGCAGATCGGGCTCGCGGGGCTGTTCCTGGTGCTGGCGGCGGTGACCACGCTGGTGTTCCCGCTGGCACTGCGCACGCTGATCGACGGCGGTCTGGTGCCGGGCGACCGCAGTGCCCAGACGCTGGCGCTGCGCGAGCATTTCGGCGCCCTGTTCGCCGTGGCGGTGGCGCTGGGGCTGTTCTCGGCGGCGCGCTTCTATACCGTCAGCTGGCTGGGCGAGCGCATCACGGCCGACCTGCGCAACGCGGTGTACGCGCACGTGCTGCGCCAGAGTCCGGCGTTCTTCGAGACCACCCAGACCGGCGAGGTGCTCTCGCGCCTCACGGCCGACACGACGCTGGTGCAGACCGTCGTCGGTTCGTCGCTCAGCATGGGACTGCGCAACGCGGTGATGGGCATCGGCGCGCTCGCGGTGCTGGTGTGGACCAACCCCTACGTCATGGTGCAGGTGCTCGGCGGGCTGGTGCTGGTCGTGGTGCCCAGCATGTGGTTCGGCCGGCGCGTGCGCAAGCTCTCGCGCGCCAGCCAGGACCGCGTCGCGGACTCGAGCGCCATCGCCGCCGAAGTGCTCAACGCGATACCCGTCGTCCAGAGCTACACGTCGGAGGCGCGCGAGGCGGCGCGCTTCGACGCCTCCACGCACGACGCCTTTCGCACCGCCGTGCGCCGCGCCAAGGCGCGTTCGGTGCTGGTGGCGTTCATCATCATCGCCACCTCGGCGGCCTTGCTGTGGGGCCTCTACCAGGGCACGCAGGCGGTGCTCGACGGCCGCATCACGGCCGGCCACCTGGGGCAGACGGTGGTGTACGTGCTGATCCTGGCGAGCGCCGCGGCCGTGCTCGGCGAGGTCTACGGCGACCTGCTGCGCGCCGCCGGCGCGACCGAGCGCCTGATGGAACTGCTGCACTCGCGCTCGGACATCGCCTCGCCCGCGCGCCCGGCGATGGCCACCGCGCCGAGCGGCGGCAGCGCCATCGCGCTCGACGCGGTGACCTTCCACTACCCGTCCCGCCCCGGACTGCCCGCGTTGCGCGACGTCAGCCTGCGCGTGGCGCCGGGCGAGACCGTGGCGCTGGTGGGTGCGAGCGGCGCCGGCAAGAGCACGGTCTTCCAGCTGCTGCTGCGCTACTACGACCCGCAGGCAGGACGCATCGCCCTGGACGGCGCGCCGCTGGACACGCTGGCGCTGGAGGACCTCCGGCACCGCATCGGGCTGGTGCCGCAGGACTCGGTGATCTTCTCGGCCAGCGCGTTCGAGAACATCCGCTACGGCCGCCCCGACGCCACCGCCGACGAAGTGCACGCCGCCGCCCGCGCCGCCTTCGCGGACGACTTCCTGCGCGCCCTGCCCGAGGGCTACGACACCTTCCTGGGCGAACGCGGCGTGCGGCTCTCGGGCGGACAGCGCCAGCGCATCGCGATCGCGCGCGCCATCCTGAAGAACCCGCCGCTGCTGCTGCTCGACGAAGCCACCAGCGCGCTCGATGCCGAAAGCGAACGGATGGTGCAGGCGGCGCTCGAATCGGCGATGAACGGACGCACGACCGTGGTCATCGCCCACCGTCTGGCGACGGTCCAGAAGGCCGACCGCATCGTGGTGCTCGACCATGGCGAGGTCGTCGAACAGGGCACGCACGCGGCGCTGGTGGCACGGGGTGGCGTCTACGCCCGGCTGGCCGCGCTGCAGTTCGCCGTCTAG